From the genome of Bosea sp. Tri-49, one region includes:
- a CDS encoding anti-sigma factor, which translates to MSPVADAASPEYNALAGEYVLGLLEGQERDAAEHRLEQDTAFATAVERWRRHFAALDATATPIAPPADLWSRIEAGIAGLIQPATSAAAAAPRQAAAGSGRLADWWNSLFVWRGAAFAGALATVLLAVGLIGALDRAGRQPLMVAVLLTDSNAAAAVVHTFADGRVEMLPLQSIDVPAGKALEIWTLWDRAVGPRSVGLIDRARSTPLRLDNLPLGKDQLFEITLEPATGSPTGRPTGPIIAKGTTSQRL; encoded by the coding sequence CCGAGTATAATGCGCTCGCGGGCGAATATGTCCTCGGCCTGCTCGAAGGCCAGGAGCGCGACGCCGCCGAGCATCGCCTGGAGCAGGACACCGCTTTCGCGACCGCCGTCGAGCGCTGGCGCCGCCATTTCGCCGCGCTCGACGCGACAGCCACTCCGATCGCGCCTCCCGCCGATCTCTGGTCCCGGATCGAGGCCGGAATAGCGGGCCTGATCCAGCCTGCGACCTCCGCGGCAGCAGCGGCACCGCGACAGGCAGCGGCCGGCTCCGGCCGCCTTGCCGACTGGTGGAACAGCTTGTTCGTCTGGCGCGGTGCTGCCTTCGCCGGCGCGCTGGCGACCGTGCTGCTGGCGGTCGGCCTCATCGGCGCGCTCGACCGTGCCGGGCGCCAGCCGCTGATGGTTGCGGTGCTGCTGACCGACAGCAATGCCGCCGCCGCCGTGGTGCATACCTTCGCCGACGGCCGCGTCGAGATGCTGCCCTTGCAGAGCATCGACGTGCCGGCCGGCAAGGCGCTGGAAATCTGGACGCTGTGGGATCGCGCCGTCGGACCGCGCTCGGTCGGCCTGATCGACCGCGCCCGCTCGACGCCGCTCAGGCTCGACAACCTGCCGCTCGGCAAGGATCAGCTCTTCGAGATCACGCTGGAACCGGCGACCGGCTCCCCGACCGGTCGGCCGACCGGCCCGATCATCGCCAAGGGAACGACCTCGCAGAGGCTGTGA
- a CDS encoding MalY/PatB family protein, whose protein sequence is MNFAQNFDLWIDRRGSNCAKWDKMEAIYGVPVSDGIAMWVADMDFRPPACVQAAIEAMAAHGVYGYFGDERTNSDAIRWWMKERHGWAVEPQAIFTTHGLVNGTALCVDVYTKPGDGVVLMTPVYHAFARVIKAAGRDVVECKLALDDGRYVLDIPAWDAQMTGKERMLILCSPHNPGGRVWSRDELRQIADFCVRHDLILVSDEIHHDLVMPGYKHTVMANAAPEIMGRLVMMTATTKTFNIAGAHVGNVIIPDETLRAPFRARMNALGISPNSFGMEMSTAAYSPQGAAWVDSLVAYLDGNRRLFDEAVGSIPGMRSMPLEATYLAWVDFAGTGMEAKEFIARVEKQAKIAVNHGTSFGAGGDSFLRFNLATQRSVVVEAAERLKKAFADMQ, encoded by the coding sequence ATGAACTTCGCCCAGAACTTCGACCTGTGGATCGACCGCCGCGGCAGCAACTGCGCCAAATGGGACAAGATGGAGGCGATCTACGGCGTGCCGGTCTCCGACGGCATCGCCATGTGGGTCGCCGATATGGACTTTCGGCCGCCGGCTTGTGTCCAAGCCGCGATCGAGGCGATGGCCGCTCATGGCGTTTACGGCTATTTCGGCGACGAGCGCACCAACAGCGACGCCATCCGCTGGTGGATGAAGGAGCGCCATGGCTGGGCGGTCGAGCCGCAGGCGATCTTCACCACGCATGGACTGGTGAACGGCACCGCGCTCTGCGTCGACGTCTATACCAAGCCGGGCGATGGCGTCGTCCTGATGACGCCGGTCTACCATGCCTTCGCCCGTGTCATTAAGGCGGCGGGCCGCGATGTCGTCGAATGCAAGCTCGCGCTCGATGACGGCCGCTACGTCCTCGACATCCCCGCCTGGGATGCGCAGATGACCGGCAAGGAGCGGATGCTGATCCTGTGCTCGCCGCACAATCCCGGTGGGCGGGTCTGGAGCCGTGACGAGCTCAGGCAGATCGCCGATTTCTGCGTCCGCCACGACCTGATCCTGGTCTCGGACGAGATCCATCACGATCTGGTCATGCCGGGATACAAGCACACGGTCATGGCCAATGCCGCGCCGGAGATCATGGGTCGTCTGGTGATGATGACCGCGACGACCAAGACCTTCAACATCGCCGGCGCCCATGTCGGCAACGTCATCATCCCCGACGAAACGCTGCGCGCGCCCTTCCGCGCCCGGATGAATGCGCTCGGCATATCCCCCAACTCTTTCGGCATGGAGATGTCGACGGCTGCCTACAGCCCGCAAGGCGCAGCCTGGGTCGACTCCCTGGTCGCCTATCTCGACGGCAACCGCCGGCTCTTCGACGAGGCGGTCGGCAGTATTCCCGGTATGCGCTCGATGCCGTTGGAGGCGACCTATCTCGCCTGGGTCGATTTCGCCGGCACCGGGATGGAAGCCAAGGAGTTCATCGCCCGCGTCGAGAAGCAGGCGAAGATCGCGGTGAACCACGGTACGAGCTTCGGCGCTGGCGGCGACAGCTTCCTGCGCTTCAACCTTGCGACCCAGCGCTCTGTGGTGGTCGAGGCCGCAGAGCGGTTGAAGAAGGCGTTCGCCGACATGCAGTAA
- a CDS encoding ATP-dependent DNA helicase produces the protein MSWSPQQDAALAAVADWLRVGSPQLFRLFGYAGTGKTTLARHIAEGVDGTVVFAAFTGKAALVLRNKGCEGAQTIHSLIYRSRGVDEESPTFVLNRESTAAKAKLIIIDECSMVDEDLGRDLLSFGTPVLVLGDPAQLPPVKGGGFFTEAEPDVMLTEVHRQAADNPIVRMSMIVREGGRLEVGDYGASRIIRRAEITPEIVLSADQVLVGLNKTRRQYNARMRQLMGHVANVPAVGEKLVCLRNDKSKGLLNGGAWIVQELKTSKKGLITMRVTPEDDTGGKPVKVSVMPNFFDGTEDEVPWELRRHTDEFTFGYALTVHKAQGSQWDNIVMFDEAFAFREHRARWLYTGLTRAAETITVVM, from the coding sequence ATGAGCTGGTCACCGCAGCAGGACGCGGCGCTCGCCGCCGTGGCCGATTGGCTCAGGGTCGGCTCGCCGCAGCTCTTCCGCCTGTTCGGTTATGCCGGCACGGGCAAGACCACGCTCGCCCGCCATATCGCCGAGGGCGTCGACGGCACGGTCGTGTTCGCCGCTTTCACCGGCAAGGCCGCGCTCGTCCTGCGCAACAAGGGCTGCGAGGGCGCGCAGACCATCCATTCGCTGATCTACCGCTCGCGCGGCGTCGACGAGGAGAGCCCGACCTTCGTGCTCAATCGCGAGAGTACGGCCGCCAAGGCCAAGCTGATCATCATCGACGAGTGCTCGATGGTCGACGAGGATCTCGGCCGCGACCTGCTGTCCTTCGGCACGCCGGTGCTGGTGCTGGGCGACCCGGCGCAGCTGCCGCCGGTCAAGGGCGGCGGCTTCTTCACCGAAGCCGAGCCGGACGTGATGCTGACCGAGGTCCACCGCCAGGCGGCGGACAACCCGATCGTGCGCATGTCGATGATCGTGCGCGAGGGCGGGCGGCTCGAGGTTGGCGATTACGGTGCCAGCCGGATCATCCGGCGCGCCGAGATCACGCCTGAGATCGTGCTGTCGGCCGATCAGGTGCTGGTCGGCCTCAACAAGACGCGCCGGCAATACAATGCCCGCATGCGCCAGCTCATGGGCCATGTCGCCAATGTCCCTGCGGTCGGCGAGAAGCTGGTCTGCCTGCGCAACGACAAGAGCAAGGGCCTGCTCAATGGCGGCGCCTGGATCGTGCAGGAGCTGAAGACCTCTAAGAAAGGCCTCATCACCATGCGGGTGACGCCGGAGGACGACACCGGGGGTAAGCCGGTCAAGGTCTCGGTCATGCCGAACTTCTTCGATGGCACCGAGGATGAGGTACCCTGGGAACTGCGCCGCCACACCGACGAGTTCACCTTCGGCTATGCGCTGACCGTGCATAAGGCGCAGGGCTCGCAATGGGACAACATCGTCATGTTCGACGAGGCCTTCGCCTTCCGCGAGCACCGGGCGCGCTGGCTCTATACCGGCCTGACGCGTGCGGCCGAGACGATCACCGTGGTGATGTGA
- a CDS encoding methyl-accepting chemotaxis protein codes for MTAKITVLFAIFGIAAALGLASAVRGLDSVHEIDREAFGGQQLANKAALLSSRVAQASLLSRFEDATEPRAVEQALDQLDAAVELVDAARANLMSSLPANVLQSNATLGARIRTFIDFQRDIVEIGRRVSPKAALIEASAEAAKENVRQIMLVTSAMRDELDRQAGIAAARAQDLASRVRLRVIVIAAGLPLAGGLLAIFLLRAHLTRPLRELMDTIKLATSSDRVVDVPHCKRRDEIGELARTVRTLSEVRATLVTRDAEADLSQQHQQRRTDELHRIAQEFEARIGRLLADIGRLSEGLRAALGESAARAGQISHSGSAAAQAVAGAGEEAERIADAAVRLEEVVEQINREVRRVSETASLATRDAAGTVGLVGRLTENAGKIRDVVQLIEAIARQTNLLALNATIEAARAGAQGRGFAVVASEVKALATQTADATAQISARIATVDAALSQAAQAIIGIASRAGAVEQASTEISTMVASHTGLLQGLGETIARISVVTGQAAVAVTTIAGAGVQTTVHAEQGASGARQLDERISALQAEADEFARRLRAA; via the coding sequence TTGACGGCGAAGATCACGGTGCTTTTCGCGATCTTCGGCATCGCGGCGGCGCTCGGTCTCGCCAGCGCCGTGCGCGGCCTCGATTCCGTCCATGAGATCGACCGCGAGGCCTTCGGCGGGCAGCAGCTCGCCAACAAGGCGGCGCTGCTCTCGAGCCGCGTCGCGCAGGCTTCGCTGCTCAGCCGCTTCGAGGACGCGACCGAACCGCGCGCGGTCGAGCAGGCACTCGATCAGCTCGATGCGGCCGTTGAGCTTGTGGACGCGGCCCGCGCCAATCTGATGTCTTCCTTGCCGGCAAATGTACTGCAATCCAACGCGACTCTGGGGGCGCGCATCCGGACCTTCATCGATTTCCAGCGCGACATCGTCGAGATCGGCCGCAGGGTCTCGCCGAAGGCGGCATTGATCGAGGCCTCGGCCGAAGCCGCCAAGGAGAATGTCCGCCAGATCATGCTGGTGACCTCGGCCATGCGCGACGAGCTCGACCGGCAGGCCGGGATCGCTGCGGCGCGCGCGCAGGACCTCGCCTCGCGCGTGAGGTTGCGGGTCATCGTGATTGCTGCCGGCCTGCCGCTCGCCGGCGGGTTGCTGGCGATCTTCCTGCTCAGGGCACATCTGACCCGGCCGCTGCGCGAATTGATGGATACGATCAAGCTGGCGACATCGTCGGATCGGGTCGTCGACGTGCCGCACTGCAAGCGCCGCGACGAGATCGGTGAGCTTGCCCGCACGGTGCGCACGCTGAGCGAGGTCCGCGCCACCCTTGTCACGCGCGATGCCGAGGCCGACCTGTCGCAACAGCATCAGCAGCGGCGCACCGACGAGTTGCACAGGATCGCGCAGGAGTTCGAGGCGCGGATCGGCCGCCTGCTCGCCGATATCGGCCGGCTGAGCGAGGGCCTGCGCGCAGCGCTCGGCGAATCTGCCGCGCGTGCCGGACAGATCTCGCATAGCGGCAGTGCTGCTGCGCAGGCCGTCGCCGGGGCGGGCGAGGAGGCCGAGCGCATCGCCGATGCCGCGGTGCGGCTGGAGGAGGTCGTCGAGCAGATCAATCGCGAGGTCAGGCGTGTCTCGGAGACCGCGAGTCTGGCGACCCGCGACGCGGCCGGCACGGTCGGTCTGGTCGGCCGGCTGACCGAGAATGCCGGCAAGATCCGCGACGTCGTCCAGCTGATCGAGGCGATCGCCCGGCAGACCAACCTGCTCGCGCTCAACGCCACGATTGAGGCGGCGCGGGCGGGCGCACAGGGCCGCGGCTTTGCCGTCGTCGCTAGCGAGGTGAAGGCGCTGGCGACGCAGACTGCGGACGCGACGGCACAGATCTCGGCCCGGATCGCGACCGTGGACGCGGCACTGTCGCAGGCGGCTCAGGCGATCATCGGCATCGCCAGCCGCGCCGGCGCGGTCGAGCAGGCGAGCACCGAGATCTCGACCATGGTTGCCTCGCATACCGGCCTGCTGCAGGGCCTGGGCGAGACCATCGCGCGCATCTCGGTGGTCACCGGGCAGGCCGCCGTCGCGGTGACGACGATCGCGGGTGCCGGCGTCCAGACCACTGTCCATGCCGAGCAGGGCGCGAGCGGGGCTCGCCAGCTCGACGAGCGGATCTCGGCCCTGCAGGCTGAAGCCGACGAGTTCGCCAGGCGCCTGCGCGCCGCCTGA
- a CDS encoding GNAT family N-acetyltransferase, with protein MANIGFRVVPLTPQHWPALEGLFGPQGPCYGCWCNHFRMSPKLRKPLLGEGARQLFEERVRTGPPPGVLAFAGDVPVGWLQIGPRAHVPEWNNPRRASTPLPDASAEDERNWAASCFFVRKGFRGKGVTAALLSGGVEFARASGARLVEAAPMDNEGKRSADGLYVGPESVFRRAGFVEVARQKLGRPLMRFML; from the coding sequence GTGGCCAACATCGGGTTTCGGGTCGTCCCGCTGACACCGCAGCATTGGCCGGCGCTGGAGGGTCTCTTCGGGCCGCAAGGGCCTTGCTATGGCTGCTGGTGCAATCATTTCCGCATGTCGCCGAAGCTGCGCAAGCCATTGCTCGGCGAGGGCGCACGGCAGCTCTTCGAGGAGCGGGTGAGGACAGGCCCGCCGCCGGGCGTGCTCGCTTTCGCCGGTGATGTCCCGGTCGGTTGGCTGCAGATCGGGCCTCGGGCGCATGTGCCCGAGTGGAACAACCCACGCCGTGCCTCGACGCCTTTGCCGGACGCTTCTGCAGAGGACGAGCGCAACTGGGCCGCCTCCTGCTTCTTCGTCCGCAAGGGCTTTCGCGGCAAAGGCGTTACGGCTGCGTTGCTCTCCGGCGGGGTGGAATTTGCACGGGCGAGCGGCGCGCGCCTCGTCGAGGCCGCGCCGATGGACAATGAGGGCAAGCGCAGCGCCGACGGGCTCTATGTCGGTCCAGAAAGCGTGTTTCGGCGCGCCGGTTTTGTCGAGGTCGCCCGGCAGAAACTCGGCCGGCCGCTGATGAGATTCATGCTCTGA
- a CDS encoding LysE family translocator, whose amino-acid sequence MSFELFAAYLVACFVIVIVPGPTVTLIIANSLKHGSRAGLLNMAGTQAGLVIMIAIVGIGLSSVIAAMGHWFDWVRLAGAAYLIWLGWKMYRSAGEIADGAAEARPPRGGFFLQGLLVALSNPKTLVFFGAFFPQFLDPARDYATQIAIMGATAMLFAAVSDSAYAILSGRAGRFLSQRRVLLMSKFSGGFLIGGGLWLASTRGN is encoded by the coding sequence ATGTCATTCGAGCTGTTCGCCGCCTACCTTGTCGCCTGCTTCGTCATCGTGATCGTGCCCGGCCCGACCGTGACGCTGATCATCGCCAACAGCCTGAAGCATGGTAGCCGCGCCGGGCTTCTCAACATGGCAGGAACGCAGGCCGGGCTGGTGATCATGATCGCCATCGTCGGCATCGGCCTGAGCTCGGTGATCGCCGCAATGGGCCACTGGTTCGACTGGGTCAGGCTCGCCGGCGCCGCCTATCTGATCTGGCTGGGATGGAAGATGTATCGCAGCGCCGGCGAGATCGCCGATGGCGCGGCCGAGGCGCGCCCGCCGCGCGGCGGCTTCTTCCTGCAGGGACTGCTGGTCGCGCTGAGCAATCCGAAGACGCTGGTCTTCTTCGGCGCCTTCTTCCCGCAATTCCTCGATCCGGCGCGCGACTACGCCACCCAGATCGCGATCATGGGCGCGACCGCCATGCTGTTCGCCGCAGTCAGCGACAGCGCCTATGCGATCCTCTCCGGCCGGGCCGGCCGTTTCCTGTCGCAGCGGCGCGTCCTGTTGATGTCGAAGTTCAGCGGCGGCTTCCTGATCGGCGGCGGGCTCTGGCTGGCGTCGACCCGCGGCAACTGA
- a CDS encoding SDR family oxidoreductase: MPQTWMITGANRGIGLALTMELLRRGDHVVAAARDPWGGALAEVAGGQAGTLTPLELDVTSDRSIAAAKQALDGRPIDVLVNNAGVYGPRDRQTALDMDFRAWREVFEVNVYAPLRVAQAFLPNVEAGSGRKIVTISSRMGSIGSNPSGAVAYRSSKAAVNMVMVAFGNAVRDSEVAVLLFHPGWVRTDMGGGGADIPPTESAAGLIATIDASGMAQTNSFRNWKGEAIPW, encoded by the coding sequence ATGCCCCAGACCTGGATGATCACCGGTGCCAATCGCGGTATCGGCTTGGCGCTGACGATGGAATTGCTGCGACGGGGCGACCATGTCGTCGCCGCGGCGCGCGATCCCTGGGGTGGGGCTCTGGCGGAGGTCGCCGGCGGGCAAGCCGGAACGCTGACCCCGCTCGAGCTCGACGTCACCTCCGACAGGAGCATCGCCGCGGCCAAGCAGGCGCTCGATGGCCGGCCGATCGACGTGCTCGTCAACAATGCCGGCGTCTATGGCCCGCGCGACCGGCAAACGGCGCTCGACATGGACTTCAGGGCCTGGCGCGAGGTGTTCGAGGTCAATGTCTACGCGCCGCTGCGGGTGGCGCAGGCTTTCCTGCCGAATGTCGAGGCGGGTTCGGGCCGCAAGATCGTAACGATCAGCAGCCGCATGGGCTCGATCGGCTCAAACCCGTCCGGCGCCGTTGCCTATCGCTCCTCGAAGGCCGCGGTGAACATGGTCATGGTCGCTTTCGGCAACGCGGTGCGCGACAGCGAGGTCGCGGTGCTGCTCTTCCATCCCGGCTGGGTGCGCACCGATATGGGCGGCGGCGGTGCCGATATCCCGCCGACCGAGAGCGCCGCCGGATTGATCGCGACGATCGACGCCTCGGGCATGGCCCAGACCAACAGCTTCCGCAACTGGAAGGGCGAGGCGATTCCGTGGTGA
- a CDS encoding type II toxin-antitoxin system VapB family antitoxin: protein MSLYIRDRTVDELAARLQKAMGARTKTEVVRRALEQELERVESARPLRERIAPSLALADAMGQGKSDFDLKAFLDEMWDEA from the coding sequence ATGTCCCTCTACATCCGAGACCGCACCGTCGACGAACTCGCGGCCCGCCTGCAGAAGGCAATGGGCGCGCGGACAAAGACGGAAGTCGTGCGTCGAGCCCTCGAACAGGAGCTTGAACGGGTGGAGAGCGCCCGTCCGCTGCGCGAACGGATAGCGCCCAGCCTCGCCCTCGCCGACGCGATGGGACAGGGCAAAAGCGATTTTGACCTCAAGGCCTTTCTCGACGAGATGTGGGACGAAGCGTGA
- a CDS encoding type II toxin-antitoxin system VapC family toxin gives MTYLDASVIVAILGREDDAELLLNRLEAAQAPFLISLPGLFEAVMSLAAKKARDTGRELDSSLIDQAQNSVSLFAANIKAREIEISPAIGRAAIEAAKRYGRAVGSPAKLNFGDCFAYACAKEHGAILLYKGNDFAKTDMA, from the coding sequence GTGACCTATCTGGACGCGTCCGTGATCGTCGCAATCCTTGGACGGGAGGACGACGCCGAGCTCCTGCTCAACAGACTCGAAGCTGCCCAAGCTCCGTTTCTTATCTCGCTGCCGGGACTGTTCGAGGCCGTGATGTCTCTGGCTGCGAAAAAGGCGCGCGATACGGGCCGTGAACTGGATTCCTCTCTGATCGACCAAGCCCAAAACAGCGTTTCTTTGTTCGCCGCAAATATCAAGGCGCGCGAAATCGAGATCTCGCCCGCAATCGGCCGGGCCGCGATCGAGGCGGCGAAGCGCTATGGGCGAGCGGTCGGCAGCCCGGCCAAGCTCAACTTCGGCGATTGCTTCGCCTATGCCTGCGCCAAGGAACACGGCGCGATCCTGCTCTACAAAGGCAACGATTTCGCAAAGACCGATATGGCTTAA